In one window of Paracholeplasma morum DNA:
- a CDS encoding FMN-binding protein, whose translation MKDSMKSFIFMIVLGVLTAGLITGVDALTKNRILRNSNYEWKSAMLNHHGVSSAVENHASIFDENFLVEVEASTPREVVYKHKTEGTYSYYFTGSGLWGEINGVITLESDLKTIVKITVLNQQETPGLGGLVSTRKYLNNFVGKKFDPSLALSDPDLSLDKAVQVDQITGATGTSRRFILLLNDNYEIKMGGLL comes from the coding sequence ATGAAAGACTCAATGAAATCGTTTATCTTTATGATAGTATTAGGCGTCTTAACTGCTGGATTAATCACAGGCGTAGATGCACTGACTAAGAATAGAATCTTGCGCAATTCCAATTATGAATGGAAGTCTGCGATGTTAAATCATCACGGAGTCTCTTCTGCAGTTGAGAACCATGCGAGTATTTTTGATGAGAATTTTTTAGTAGAAGTAGAAGCTTCTACACCAAGAGAAGTTGTATACAAACATAAAACAGAGGGGACATATAGTTATTACTTTACAGGCTCTGGTTTATGGGGTGAAATCAATGGCGTTATTACTTTAGAAAGCGATTTAAAGACGATTGTTAAAATCACCGTCTTAAATCAACAAGAAACCCCAGGTCTTGGTGGGTTAGTCTCTACCAGAAAATACCTTAATAATTTTGTAGGTAAGAAGTTTGATCCAAGTTTAGCACTCTCTGATCCGGATTTGTCATTGGATAAAGCCGTTCAAGTCGATCAAATTACAGGGGCTACTGGGACTTCAAGACGGTTCATCCTACTGTTAAATGACAACTATGAAATCAAAATGGGAGGGTTACTATGA
- a CDS encoding RnfABCDGE type electron transport complex subunit D: MGINQKNRLMIIGALTVLLGVSIYENGLNVLWIALVAIISSLVVELLATHLRKETYDFTAYFITPLVIALIVPYNILDHVWMVSLGVMFGLFFAKALFGGQDKNVFNAEALGLIFIIMSFPTYLLNQKSGNVVGDLFIYTSLGLAVVLMALKAISVYTVISFLVTLFGFYFVSSLSNGANPNPMDILLTTNMVFIGLFMGSEHSTGSKTNIGKLMYGITLGFLMWLINTKSSNREFAGIYAVILVNAISPLIDQFVSAYIIKPTIKEVIE; this comes from the coding sequence ATGGGTATCAATCAAAAAAACCGGTTAATGATTATTGGCGCATTAACCGTCCTTTTAGGCGTCTCAATTTATGAGAATGGTTTAAATGTATTATGGATTGCTTTAGTAGCAATCATTTCTTCACTGGTTGTTGAACTCTTGGCAACGCATCTTCGAAAAGAGACTTACGATTTTACGGCGTATTTTATTACCCCTCTGGTAATCGCGTTGATTGTGCCATACAACATCCTAGATCATGTCTGGATGGTTTCGTTAGGTGTAATGTTTGGACTGTTTTTTGCCAAAGCCCTTTTTGGAGGTCAAGACAAGAACGTGTTTAATGCTGAAGCACTTGGGTTAATATTCATCATTATGTCTTTTCCAACTTACTTACTTAATCAAAAGTCTGGGAATGTCGTAGGGGATTTATTTATTTATACTTCATTAGGGCTTGCTGTTGTGTTAATGGCACTTAAGGCAATATCGGTTTATACAGTTATCAGTTTCCTAGTCACACTCTTTGGATTCTACTTTGTTTCTTCTTTATCAAATGGTGCCAATCCAAACCCTATGGATATCTTATTAACAACGAATATGGTTTTCATTGGTCTATTTATGGGCAGTGAGCATTCAACAGGATCAAAAACGAATATTGGAAAACTCATGTATGGGATCACTCTCGGGTTTTTAATGTGGTTGATTAATACAAAATCTTCAAATAGAGAGTTTGCGGGTATATATGCAGTCATTTTAGTCAATGCTATATCACCACTTATTGATCAGTTTGTTTCAGCCTATATTATCAAACCAACCATTAAGGAAGTGATTGAATGA
- a CDS encoding helix-turn-helix domain-containing protein: MDQYITGQVIRQLREKCGLTQLELAIKLSISDKTVSKWETGKGYPDITLLEGLSKALNVSITELLMGNPVDNTNLASNMLKTHFYVCPICGNVTHSIGQIALSCHGITLPALEAEDYQVKSNDFMSIVEDDMYIRIDHPMTKIHYLSFIAGVSFDRVELVKLYPEGPSEARLKQRGLKHIYFYCNKDGLYRIKVENSALVKKIP, from the coding sequence ATGGATCAATACATAACCGGACAGGTTATAAGACAATTAAGAGAAAAGTGTGGATTAACACAATTAGAACTGGCTATAAAGTTATCCATAAGTGATAAGACTGTCTCTAAATGGGAGACAGGCAAAGGATACCCTGATATCACGTTGTTAGAAGGACTATCGAAAGCTTTAAATGTCTCAATTACAGAGCTATTAATGGGTAATCCAGTCGATAATACTAACTTAGCATCAAACATGTTAAAAACGCATTTCTATGTTTGCCCAATATGTGGAAATGTCACTCATTCTATTGGTCAAATAGCACTTAGTTGTCATGGTATTACACTACCCGCTCTAGAGGCTGAAGATTATCAAGTTAAGTCAAACGACTTTATGAGCATTGTTGAGGATGATATGTATATTAGAATTGATCATCCAATGACAAAGATACACTATTTATCATTTATTGCAGGGGTATCTTTTGATAGAGTTGAACTCGTTAAGTTATATCCAGAAGGCCCCAGTGAAGCAAGACTAAAGCAAAGGGGTTTAAAACACATCTACTTTTATTGTAATAAGGATGGTTTATATCGAATAAAGGTAGAAAATAGCGCACTTGTAAAAAAAATACCTTAA
- a CDS encoding NADH:ubiquinone reductase (Na(+)-transporting) subunit F → MWTFIILVGLLILITAFVLVFEKLLGSSGERTITINEDTLIPVFGNDTALNSLSKNKIYIPSACGGKGSCGTCKFRLIDYHEPPKPTEIGLLSKEEVENGIRLSCQTKVSTDLKIILPKGLLTAKSFKGKVIKLDKMTYDIKLVRFRLDEPMYFKPGQYGQIEVPGFDEVRAYSIASDSSNPYEIEFIIRQVPNGLASTFVNQALRIGDTVKLTGPFGDFYLQEESTKPIIMIAGGSGKAPIRSIIYRLMEQGFKREATYFFGARTEADLYLTDYFLDVSNRFPKFSYVPALSHELKDSPWKGERGLITEVVAKLTDDLSGHEAYLCGSPGMIDACVKVLKSKGMKEENIYFDKF, encoded by the coding sequence ATGTGGACATTTATCATATTAGTGGGACTCCTTATTTTAATCACAGCATTTGTCTTAGTATTTGAAAAACTATTAGGCTCATCCGGCGAAAGAACGATTACGATTAATGAAGACACATTGATCCCTGTATTCGGCAATGACACAGCGCTCAATTCATTATCCAAAAATAAAATATACATCCCGTCTGCTTGTGGCGGAAAAGGAAGTTGTGGGACTTGTAAATTTAGATTGATAGATTATCATGAACCGCCAAAACCGACCGAAATTGGGTTATTATCCAAAGAAGAAGTGGAAAATGGAATTAGATTATCCTGCCAAACTAAAGTCTCTACAGACTTAAAAATCATTTTACCTAAAGGGTTACTAACCGCGAAAAGCTTTAAAGGAAAAGTCATCAAATTGGACAAAATGACTTATGACATCAAACTGGTTAGATTTAGACTTGACGAACCTATGTATTTTAAACCTGGACAGTATGGTCAAATTGAAGTGCCTGGATTTGATGAGGTTAGAGCTTATTCGATTGCCTCTGATTCTTCAAACCCTTATGAAATTGAGTTTATCATTAGACAAGTGCCAAATGGATTAGCCTCAACCTTTGTTAACCAAGCCCTAAGGATTGGAGATACTGTAAAACTTACAGGACCATTCGGAGATTTCTACTTACAAGAAGAATCGACAAAACCAATCATCATGATTGCGGGGGGATCTGGTAAAGCACCGATTCGTTCAATCATATACCGTCTTATGGAACAAGGGTTCAAACGTGAGGCTACCTATTTCTTTGGGGCACGAACAGAAGCGGATCTTTACTTAACAGATTATTTCCTTGATGTTTCAAATAGATTTCCAAAATTCTCTTATGTGCCAGCACTCTCTCATGAACTAAAGGATAGTCCGTGGAAAGGTGAAAGAGGCTTAATCACAGAAGTGGTTGCTAAACTAACCGATGATTTAAGTGGACATGAAGCTTATCTTTGCGGGTCTCCTGGCATGATTGATGCGTGTGTAAAAGTGTTAAAATCTAAAGGTATGAAAGAAGAAAATATCTACTTTGATAAATTCTAA
- the rsmH gene encoding 16S rRNA (cytosine(1402)-N(4))-methyltransferase RsmH, protein MNAEKPKRRVRYSGKYPKRFEEKYKEQQPEKYQELITHVMNKGNTPAGMHRSIMVDEILDFLDIKPNEIGLDVTLGFGGHTKAMLTKLNHTGHIHGVDQDPIELPKTLDRLLDAGFTEKDFSLHQLNFKDIDQIGETFDFILADLGLSSMQIDDPKRGFTYKFEGPLDLRMDPTTGISAKDRLINMTLEEIEGMLIENADEPYAKEISKAIIESYRKGHAIETTKDLHEVVKEALKFLPKALFDEAVKKSSTRTFQALRIDVNAEYEVLFELLEKIPPLLNKNGRVAVLTFHSGEDRLVKKAFKHYEKLGIYQETSGPMLPTQDEVFLNPRSRSAKLRCAIKA, encoded by the coding sequence ATGAACGCTGAAAAACCAAAAAGACGTGTTAGGTATAGTGGTAAGTACCCAAAACGCTTTGAAGAAAAATACAAAGAACAACAACCTGAGAAATACCAAGAACTCATTACCCATGTCATGAATAAAGGCAATACCCCTGCAGGAATGCACAGATCGATAATGGTCGATGAAATATTGGATTTCCTGGATATTAAACCTAACGAAATTGGTCTAGATGTTACCCTCGGATTTGGGGGTCATACTAAAGCAATGCTAACTAAGCTCAATCACACTGGGCATATTCATGGCGTCGACCAAGATCCTATTGAATTACCAAAAACATTGGATAGGTTATTAGATGCTGGATTCACTGAGAAAGACTTTAGTCTACACCAACTTAACTTTAAAGACATTGATCAAATCGGAGAAACCTTTGATTTCATTTTGGCTGATTTAGGCTTGTCTTCTATGCAAATCGATGATCCTAAAAGAGGCTTTACTTATAAGTTTGAAGGTCCACTTGACCTAAGAATGGACCCAACTACTGGCATTAGTGCAAAAGACCGTTTAATCAACATGACTTTAGAAGAAATCGAAGGTATGCTAATTGAAAATGCTGATGAACCTTATGCAAAAGAGATTTCAAAAGCGATTATCGAATCTTATCGTAAAGGTCATGCTATTGAAACAACAAAAGATTTACACGAGGTTGTCAAAGAAGCTTTAAAATTCCTGCCTAAAGCATTATTCGACGAGGCAGTAAAGAAGTCCTCAACGAGAACATTTCAGGCACTAAGAATAGATGTTAATGCTGAATATGAGGTTTTGTTTGAACTTCTGGAGAAAATCCCACCTCTTTTAAATAAAAACGGTAGGGTAGCGGTACTTACTTTCCATTCTGGGGAAGACCGTTTGGTAAAGAAAGCATTTAAACATTATGAAAAACTTGGAATTTATCAAGAAACCTCTGGACCGATGTTACCGACTCAAGACGAAGTATTTTTGAATCCTAGGTCAAGATCAGCTAAATTAAGATGTGCTATAAAAGCTTAA
- a CDS encoding threonine aldolase family protein yields MINFKNDYSDIAHPNILKKFVTHQSKSYTGYGLDQETIKVVSHMKSMFTNDIDIHFLTGGTITNKTVISHILKPYEAVISAETGHIFVHETGAIEHTGHKIISVATKDGKLTPEMIQSVYQSHVDEHMVKPKLVYISNSTETGLIYSKQELMLLYDTSKSLDLWLYLDGARLGVALNAKTNDLTLDEISKYTDLFYIGGTKNGALFGEALIIKNNTLKPFFRYSIKQNGGLLAKGFLTALQFDALFEDNLFNEIAISANESSRYLIEGLHSLGLELHSTPTNQQFATLPNEWIKALENKYLFEVWTMGDKKSTIRLVTTYQTTKADIDSLIRDISLLMNKEGLA; encoded by the coding sequence ATGATTAATTTCAAAAATGACTACAGCGATATCGCGCATCCAAACATCCTTAAAAAATTTGTAACCCATCAAAGTAAATCCTACACTGGATATGGTCTAGATCAAGAAACCATTAAAGTTGTTTCACACATGAAAAGCATGTTTACTAACGATATAGATATACACTTTTTAACTGGAGGAACAATCACGAATAAAACGGTGATCTCCCATATACTAAAACCTTATGAGGCAGTTATATCTGCAGAGACTGGGCATATCTTTGTCCATGAGACCGGTGCGATTGAACACACAGGACATAAGATTATCAGTGTCGCAACCAAGGATGGGAAACTCACTCCAGAAATGATTCAGAGTGTCTATCAATCCCATGTAGATGAACACATGGTTAAACCTAAATTAGTCTATATTTCTAACTCTACAGAGACCGGATTAATCTATTCTAAACAAGAACTCATGTTGTTGTATGATACTTCAAAATCCTTAGATTTGTGGCTTTATTTAGATGGAGCAAGATTAGGCGTTGCCTTAAATGCGAAAACAAATGACCTTACCTTAGATGAGATATCCAAATATACCGATTTATTTTACATAGGTGGGACTAAGAATGGTGCTTTGTTTGGTGAAGCACTCATCATTAAAAACAACACACTGAAACCTTTCTTTAGATACTCCATCAAACAAAATGGTGGATTGCTTGCCAAAGGCTTCTTAACCGCATTACAGTTTGATGCCCTGTTTGAGGATAACTTATTTAATGAGATTGCAATAAGTGCTAATGAGTCTTCTAGATATTTGATAGAGGGACTTCATAGCTTAGGGCTAGAACTTCATAGCACACCGACGAATCAACAGTTTGCGACCCTACCAAATGAGTGGATTAAAGCTTTAGAGAACAAATATTTGTTTGAAGTATGGACTATGGGTGATAAGAAAAGCACCATCCGTTTAGTCACAACCTATCAAACGACTAAAGCGGATATTGATTCATTAATAAGAGACATAAGTCTACTTATGAATAAAGAAGGACTGGCTTAG
- a CDS encoding Rnf-Nqr domain containing protein encodes MERLWDIFIASILSQNIALIFILGMCSLIAVSSSIKNALNMGVAVVLVVTLTAMINWPIYQLLLKTNTTNLALLVFMITIAATVQLLEMVIEKYLPRVYNSFGIFLPLITVNCVVLAISLFFMNREYSFLETSVFAFGSGLGWMLAIVLLAGIRIKMKEISNIPRGLKGKAISFIILGILALAFFAFTGIGAI; translated from the coding sequence ATGGAACGTTTATGGGATATTTTTATTGCATCAATATTATCACAAAATATCGCACTAATCTTTATATTAGGGATGTGTTCTTTAATCGCGGTTTCGTCATCGATAAAAAACGCACTTAATATGGGGGTTGCGGTTGTTTTAGTAGTCACACTTACAGCCATGATTAACTGGCCGATTTATCAATTATTGTTAAAGACCAATACTACCAATTTAGCCTTATTAGTCTTTATGATTACCATTGCAGCAACCGTTCAGTTACTGGAAATGGTAATCGAGAAATACTTACCAAGAGTGTATAACTCATTTGGTATCTTTTTACCTTTGATTACAGTTAACTGTGTTGTATTAGCCATCTCTTTATTCTTTATGAATAGAGAATACTCATTTTTAGAAACCTCAGTATTCGCGTTTGGAAGTGGCTTAGGATGGATGCTTGCGATAGTGTTATTAGCTGGTATAAGAATTAAGATGAAAGAGATATCAAACATTCCTCGTGGATTAAAAGGAAAAGCAATCTCATTCATTATCCTTGGTATTTTAGCATTAGCGTTCTTTGCCTTTACTGGCATTGGCGCGATATAG
- a CDS encoding MAG1210 family protein has translation MSDSIFETNPYIDEPLREYKQIYKDKHHQNVTEFIDDLVKKSNVDVEANRSTIKTIRKEEQKRDTIVKAIRKKSTLRGLLIFLIIVLAIALIISINQFTLSEEMTMIFVMVGSVIFIGLFLFLIIKKLNPQIKTMKKDKQKLDEVINTLMQEAFQQMLPLNQLFYEGMSRELFQKTIPLIKLDRMFDSKRFDYLVNRFGLSGVPDLDRSTLFVQSGEINGNPFFICDDLVHRLGVKQYSGSKTIHWTTSTTVNGKRVTQHHTQVLTATVEKPFPMYAEQPYLIYGNDAAPDLIFSREDSDAENLSEKQIDKVVNKEIKRLEKKSQKSITKGENYTVMGNSEFEVLFGATNRNNEVQFRLLFTPLAQKQLLELMKEKEIGFGDDFDFVKHKKINIVYPEHLKEIKLDIAPSYFHGYDIDDIIKRFTEYNVEYFRHVYFTFAPILAIPLYQHTLPHEYIYKGLYDSYVSFYEHEKVVNRMNESNFKHPLCVTRNILKTRVVKSNDEKDHVVVTAYGYRSEPRVDYVNKMGGDGRMHTITVPWTEYIPVSQDSKVEINVLTEEKEPTHQEKFRKLFEDLKDSNVDKDKILKMGTFIATVINKD, from the coding sequence ATGTCAGATTCCATTTTTGAAACCAATCCCTATATCGATGAACCATTAAGAGAGTATAAACAAATCTATAAAGATAAACACCACCAAAATGTTACGGAGTTTATCGATGATTTAGTCAAAAAATCTAATGTAGACGTTGAAGCAAATAGATCAACTATTAAAACCATTCGAAAAGAAGAACAAAAACGCGATACCATCGTTAAGGCGATTCGAAAGAAATCGACTTTACGTGGACTATTGATTTTCTTGATTATTGTTTTAGCGATAGCACTTATCATTTCGATTAATCAGTTTACATTATCTGAAGAGATGACCATGATTTTCGTGATGGTAGGATCAGTTATATTTATTGGGTTATTTTTATTCCTAATCATTAAGAAGTTAAACCCACAGATTAAAACAATGAAAAAAGATAAGCAGAAGCTCGATGAAGTGATTAACACATTGATGCAAGAAGCTTTCCAACAAATGTTACCACTTAATCAGTTATTTTATGAAGGCATGAGTAGAGAACTCTTTCAAAAGACCATTCCACTCATTAAGCTCGATAGAATGTTTGATTCAAAGAGATTTGACTATTTGGTTAACCGTTTCGGTTTGAGCGGTGTGCCGGATTTAGATCGTTCGACTCTGTTTGTTCAATCAGGCGAAATCAATGGCAATCCATTTTTCATTTGTGACGATTTAGTTCACCGTTTAGGGGTGAAACAATACTCAGGCTCGAAAACGATTCACTGGACGACTAGCACAACCGTGAATGGTAAAAGAGTGACACAACATCATACACAAGTATTAACTGCAACCGTTGAAAAACCATTTCCGATGTATGCAGAACAACCTTATTTAATTTATGGGAATGATGCAGCCCCAGATTTGATTTTCTCAAGAGAAGATTCAGATGCTGAAAATCTCTCTGAAAAACAAATCGATAAAGTGGTTAATAAAGAGATTAAGCGCTTAGAGAAAAAATCTCAAAAGAGTATTACAAAAGGTGAAAACTACACCGTAATGGGAAACTCTGAGTTTGAAGTTTTATTCGGTGCGACAAACCGTAATAACGAAGTACAGTTTAGATTATTATTTACCCCACTCGCTCAAAAACAATTACTCGAACTTATGAAGGAAAAAGAAATTGGATTTGGTGACGACTTTGATTTTGTAAAACATAAAAAGATCAATATTGTCTATCCAGAACATCTAAAGGAAATAAAACTAGACATAGCTCCAAGTTACTTTCATGGGTATGACATTGACGATATCATCAAACGTTTTACAGAATACAATGTTGAATACTTCAGACATGTGTATTTCACATTCGCCCCAATACTAGCGATTCCGCTATACCAACACACATTACCACACGAATATATTTATAAAGGGTTATACGACTCCTATGTATCATTTTATGAACATGAGAAAGTGGTTAACCGTATGAATGAATCTAACTTTAAACACCCATTATGTGTTACAAGAAACATCTTGAAAACAAGGGTAGTTAAAAGTAATGATGAAAAAGACCACGTGGTAGTTACTGCTTATGGCTACCGTTCAGAACCTAGAGTGGATTATGTCAACAAGATGGGTGGAGATGGTAGAATGCATACCATTACAGTTCCATGGACTGAGTATATTCCAGTTTCACAGGATTCTAAAGTTGAGATCAATGTCTTAACAGAAGAAAAAGAACCAACGCACCAAGAAAAGTTTAGAAAACTATTTGAAGATCTTAAAGATTCCAATGTTGACAAAGACAAGATCTTAAAGATGGGTACGTTTATTGCAACAGTTATCAACAAAGACTAA
- the rsxE gene encoding electron transport complex subunit RsxE has product MNYLRMKYTKWFQTLKNGVSSQNPILISVLGICSALAVTNQVVNAIAMGLGVTFVVMASSATVSLLRNFIPSKVRMVAYMVIISTFVILVQMFLKGFFPTIEKNLSAYVGLIITNCIVMGRAEAYAVKNPVKYTLIDGFANGMGYTIVLVVVAGIRELLGYGTLLGMQVMPSSWINWVVLSMAPGGFFVIGLLAWGMRSLTKNYEE; this is encoded by the coding sequence ATGAACTACTTAAGAATGAAATACACCAAGTGGTTTCAAACTCTAAAAAATGGGGTATCTAGTCAAAATCCAATTTTGATTTCAGTACTAGGGATTTGTAGTGCACTTGCGGTTACGAACCAAGTCGTTAACGCAATTGCCATGGGCTTAGGTGTCACATTCGTAGTAATGGCTTCATCGGCTACCGTATCTTTACTAAGAAACTTCATTCCTTCAAAAGTGAGAATGGTTGCCTATATGGTCATTATATCGACATTCGTTATCCTTGTTCAAATGTTCTTAAAAGGCTTTTTCCCAACCATTGAAAAAAACTTAAGTGCTTATGTCGGGTTAATCATTACTAACTGTATCGTCATGGGAAGAGCTGAGGCTTATGCCGTAAAGAATCCAGTTAAGTATACACTGATTGACGGATTCGCAAACGGTATGGGTTATACGATTGTTTTAGTTGTGGTTGCAGGCATTAGAGAACTATTAGGCTATGGCACATTATTGGGCATGCAAGTCATGCCATCAAGTTGGATTAATTGGGTTGTCTTATCGATGGCACCAGGCGGATTCTTCGTAATCGGATTACTCGCTTGGGGCATGAGAAGTCTAACCAAAAATTATGAGGAGTAG
- a CDS encoding ASCH domain-containing protein — protein sequence MTHSMNLNESPFQMIMMGKKTIELRLNDEKRRLIHIGDYILFTNTSNKTETLLVEVINLYHFDSFKKLYESLPLDKCGYEPDELSSASPDDMLLYYTEKEQQLYGVLGIELKCLKSVY from the coding sequence TTTTCAAATGATTATGATGGGTAAGAAAACCATTGAGCTTAGACTTAATGATGAAAAAAGACGTCTGATCCATATAGGAGACTACATCTTATTTACTAATACAAGCAATAAAACTGAAACACTCTTGGTTGAGGTCATTAATCTATATCATTTTGACAGCTTCAAAAAGCTATATGAATCATTACCACTAGATAAGTGCGGGTATGAACCTGATGAGTTATCATCTGCAAGTCCGGATGATATGCTCTTGTATTATACAGAAAAAGAACAGCAATTATATGGTGTTCTAGGAATCGAACTAAAATGCTTAAAATCAGTCTATTAA
- a CDS encoding AAA family ATPase: protein MKICIIGHSGSGKSTLARILSKHYNIPVLHMDTLQFMPGWVETDRRTFNHQMKSFLETNESWVIDGNYRKIAKERFDLADRIIYLDYNRWVCLWNAFKRYREFNGKTRIDMANGCKEKMDLEFIKWILYKGRTKEKRAFYHSLVTHSKDGLIFKNHRSLNKYLKNNNY, encoded by the coding sequence ATGAAGATATGTATTATTGGACACTCCGGTAGCGGAAAAAGCACGCTTGCTAGAATACTATCCAAACACTACAATATACCAGTATTACACATGGACACCTTACAGTTTATGCCAGGATGGGTTGAAACAGACCGAAGGACATTCAATCATCAAATGAAATCATTCTTAGAGACTAATGAGTCTTGGGTAATTGACGGAAACTATAGGAAAATAGCTAAAGAACGTTTCGACTTAGCCGATAGGATTATTTATTTAGACTATAACAGATGGGTATGTCTATGGAATGCATTTAAACGATACAGAGAATTTAATGGCAAGACAAGAATCGATATGGCAAACGGCTGTAAAGAAAAAATGGATTTAGAGTTTATCAAATGGATTTTATATAAAGGTAGAACCAAAGAAAAGAGAGCCTTTTATCACTCTTTAGTAACTCATTCTAAAGATGGACTGATCTTCAAAAACCATAGGTCTCTAAATAAGTATCTTAAAAATAACAATTACTGA
- a CDS encoding aldo/keto reductase: MKAINQYFVLNNGVKIPKIGLGTWQVKDGDEAYHSVLMALENGYRHIDTAEGYQNEASVGRAIRDSKIKREEIFVTSKLESHIKTYEGAIEAFSKTLEALGFDYLDLFLIHAPWPWSEMGKDCKEGNVLAYKAMEDLYKQKKIRAIGISNFNKEDIDNILTHCEITPQVNQIAYFIGMDQKETIEHCRKHNITVEAYSPLGIGYLLTNETIIEMAKKYNVSPAQICIRFCLEKDTAPLPKSTHLDRIIMNKEVDFTIKPEDMAVLDTIKGDPRRWD; this comes from the coding sequence ATGAAAGCAATCAATCAATACTTTGTTTTAAACAATGGCGTAAAAATACCTAAAATCGGGCTTGGAACTTGGCAAGTCAAAGACGGCGATGAAGCCTATCATTCGGTGTTAATGGCACTCGAAAACGGTTATAGACACATCGATACCGCAGAAGGCTATCAAAACGAAGCCTCAGTTGGCAGAGCCATCAGAGACTCTAAAATCAAACGAGAAGAGATATTTGTGACCTCTAAATTAGAATCACACATCAAGACTTATGAAGGTGCCATCGAAGCCTTTAGTAAGACTTTAGAGGCTTTAGGTTTTGATTACCTAGACTTATTCTTAATCCATGCCCCATGGCCATGGAGTGAGATGGGAAAAGATTGTAAAGAAGGTAACGTCTTAGCTTATAAAGCAATGGAAGACTTATACAAACAAAAAAAGATTCGCGCAATCGGAATCTCTAATTTCAATAAAGAAGACATAGACAATATATTAACCCACTGTGAAATTACGCCTCAAGTGAATCAAATAGCCTACTTCATTGGGATGGATCAAAAAGAAACCATCGAACACTGTCGTAAACATAACATCACAGTAGAAGCGTACTCACCACTGGGAATTGGGTATTTGTTAACAAATGAAACCATTATTGAAATGGCTAAAAAATACAATGTATCCCCAGCACAAATCTGCATTCGTTTTTGTTTAGAAAAAGACACAGCACCACTACCAAAATCGACACACTTAGATCGTATCATCATGAATAAAGAAGTCGACTTTACAATTAAACCAGAAGATATGGCTGTTTTGGATACCATTAAAGGCGATCCAAGACGCTGGGACTAA
- a CDS encoding LemA family protein: MANELDEMNGPVNEAGRDVNVIEKQIPVKTGVGSIIFEVVLWILFIIPGLVFLFMKINAQKYLRQLQQRIQHNASQIDNYLEQRVQILQNVVGIVEKSVDLDKDVMKSVAAFRGGVHPDEANRNEVAGQLDAAMRSINVAFEAYPDLKAHRALADAMQQNSYLQKEITAAREVYNDTVLRWNSDIFAWPTKMIVAAKAGYTTRIPFTASKEVKEQARSKFF; this comes from the coding sequence ATGGCAAACGAATTAGATGAAATGAATGGTCCAGTTAACGAAGCCGGACGAGATGTAAATGTAATTGAAAAGCAAATTCCTGTTAAGACAGGTGTTGGTTCAATTATATTTGAAGTTGTATTGTGGATTTTATTCATTATTCCAGGGCTTGTCTTCTTATTCATGAAGATCAATGCACAAAAATATTTAAGACAACTTCAACAAAGAATTCAACATAACGCATCACAAATTGACAACTATCTTGAACAAAGAGTTCAAATTCTTCAAAACGTGGTTGGTATTGTTGAAAAATCCGTAGATTTAGACAAAGATGTCATGAAATCTGTGGCAGCGTTTAGAGGTGGCGTACATCCAGATGAAGCAAACAGAAATGAAGTTGCTGGTCAATTAGATGCCGCTATGAGAAGTATTAATGTAGCTTTCGAAGCTTACCCAGACTTAAAAGCACACCGTGCACTTGCAGATGCTATGCAACAAAATAGTTATCTACAAAAAGAAATTACGGCTGCTAGAGAAGTTTATAACGACACAGTTTTAAGATGGAACTCTGATATTTTCGCATGGCCAACTAAGATGATTGTTGCTGCCAAAGCAGGATACACTACTAGAATTCCTTTCACTGCAAGTAAAGAAGTTAAAGAACAAGCTAGATCAAAATTTTTCTAA